One genomic segment of Chelonia mydas isolate rCheMyd1 chromosome 1, rCheMyd1.pri.v2, whole genome shotgun sequence includes these proteins:
- the LOC102944368 gene encoding endonuclease domain-containing 1 protein, which produces MLLLMLLFQLSMLGNSEVVTSFENTCPQFFFRETPPNDAIKPANPAQICQLYKNQYRFATLYDRDHRIPIYSAYVYQPGYGKRPNSWMVEPQLMGSNYQKEMATEWILLNDIGVDQGLLNESQAVLRDYKNLTNFNRGHLNPNGHQPDPDYKAATFTLTNIVPQFMNLNSGKWNNYEQEVMMSRTEGCATTYVVVGVVPGNNYIAGGRVNKPSHMWSAACCEIDNNHRKSWAVIALNDQNAVELLTLGELEEKLAELYRKEEILLFDSDCPRQ; this is translated from the exons atgctgctgctgatgctgctgtTCCAGCTTTCTATGCTGGGGAACAGTGAGGTGGTGACATCTTTTGAAAACACATGCCCTCAGTTTTTCTTCCGGGAAACCCCCCCAAATGATGCCATCAAACCTGCCAATCCAGCCCAGATTTGCCAACTTTACAAGAATCAGTATCGCTTTGCTACTTTGTACGACAGGGACCACCGCATTCCAATATACTCTGCGTATGTGTACCAACCTGGTTATGGTAAGCGACCTAATAGCTGGATGGTAGAACCCCAG CTGATGGGTTCAAATTACCAAAAGGAAATGGCAACTGAATGGATCCTCTTAAATGATATCGGTGTTGACCAGGGACTGCTTAATGAGAGCCAGGCTGTCCTTCGAGATTACAAGAATCTGACTAATTTCAACAGGGGCCACTTGAACCCCAATGGGCACCAACCTGACCCTGACTATAAGGCTGCTACCTTCACCCTGACCAACATTGTGCCACAGTTTATGAACCTCAATAGTGGGAAATGGAACAACTACGAACAAGAAGTAATGATGAGTAGGACTGAAGGGTGTGCTACCACATACGTCGTTGTGGGAGTGGTCCCTGGCAACAATTACATAGCTGGAGGCAGAGTCAATAAGCCCAGCCACATGTGGTCTGCCGCCTGCTGTGAGATTGATAACAATCACAGGAAGTCCTGGGCAGTCATTGCTCTAAATGATCAGAATGCAGTCGAGCTGCTCACTCTGGGTGAGTTAGAGGAGAAGCTGGCTGAACTGTACAGAAAGGAGGAGATCCTTCTGTTTGACAGTGACTGTCCCCGACAATAA